A section of the Flavobacteriales bacterium genome encodes:
- a CDS encoding tryptophan 7-halogenase, protein MEQVDVIVIGAGPSGCVAAAHLARQGRRVLVLEKQVFPRFVIGESLLPRSMEHWEETGLLPALQAQNYAPKLGARFIRGTDEGIDLQFDDNFTSGWTRTWQAPRAHFDKVAADATAAQGVDIRYGISAEEVDLSQADRVRVAARDANGTLEVEGRFLIDSSGYGGTLVKLLGLRDDRSPTPRMAVYTHVREHDRDAWPEPMQITFEVLAVDLWFWVIPFSDGTTSLGFVGDPRHFDPFTTGRPLNEAWRAMVERSIRFRERFVDQTPLWEPHVLHDYTHYNEKLYGRNYVLTGNCAGFLDPVFSSGVMLATESGLLAAKLTERVLKGEDVDWERAYSDHIRWGAAVFRSYIDGWYNGDLQTIFFSPRVEPRVKQQIISVLAGYVWDRKNPFVARHDRILRQLAELLNGTPGLRDQAEVLNTGRPLP, encoded by the coding sequence ATGGAACAGGTGGACGTGATCGTGATCGGTGCCGGACCCAGCGGCTGCGTGGCCGCCGCGCACCTCGCCCGTCAAGGACGGCGCGTGTTGGTCCTGGAGAAGCAGGTGTTCCCCCGCTTCGTGATCGGTGAAAGCCTGCTGCCGCGCAGCATGGAACATTGGGAGGAGACCGGGCTGTTGCCCGCGCTCCAGGCCCAGAACTACGCGCCCAAGCTCGGAGCCCGGTTCATCCGGGGGACCGATGAGGGCATCGACCTGCAGTTCGACGATAACTTCACCAGTGGCTGGACACGCACCTGGCAGGCCCCACGGGCGCACTTCGACAAGGTGGCCGCCGATGCCACGGCCGCACAGGGGGTGGACATCCGCTACGGCATCAGCGCCGAGGAGGTGGACCTCTCCCAGGCTGACCGCGTGCGTGTGGCCGCGCGGGACGCCAACGGGACCCTGGAGGTGGAAGGCCGCTTTCTGATCGACAGCAGCGGTTACGGGGGCACCTTGGTGAAGCTGCTGGGACTGCGCGACGACCGCAGCCCGACCCCGCGCATGGCCGTGTACACGCATGTGCGTGAACACGACCGCGACGCGTGGCCCGAGCCGATGCAGATCACCTTCGAGGTCCTGGCGGTGGACCTGTGGTTCTGGGTGATCCCCTTCAGTGATGGCACCACCTCGCTGGGCTTCGTGGGCGATCCGCGCCACTTCGATCCCTTCACGACAGGGCGGCCCTTGAACGAGGCCTGGCGGGCCATGGTGGAGCGGTCGATCCGGTTCCGCGAGCGCTTCGTGGACCAGACCCCGCTCTGGGAACCCCATGTGCTGCACGACTACACCCACTACAACGAGAAGCTGTACGGGCGCAACTACGTGCTCACCGGCAACTGCGCCGGCTTCCTCGACCCGGTGTTCAGCAGCGGCGTGATGCTGGCCACCGAGAGCGGGCTGCTGGCCGCCAAGCTCACCGAACGCGTGCTGAAGGGTGAGGATGTGGATTGGGAGCGCGCCTACAGCGACCACATCCGCTGGGGCGCCGCAGTGTTCCGCAGCTACATCGATGGCTGGTACAACGGCGACCTGCAGACCATCTTCTTCAGCCCCCGGGTGGAACCACGGGTCAAGCAGCAGATCATCTCCGTCCTGGCCGGTTACGTGTGGGACCGCAAGAACCCGTTCGTGGCGCGGCACGACCGCATCCTGAGGCAATTGGCCGAGCTGCTGAACGGAACACCGGGCCTGCGGGACCAGGCCGAAGTGCTGAACACCGGCCGCCCCCTGCCCTAG
- a CDS encoding elongation factor G gives MTVFDAKHIKNIALLGSHGSGKTTLAETMLFEAGLITRRGRVEDRNTVSDHTDLEHERGSSVFATCLHTEWRDYKINIIDTPGLDDLVGETIPALRVADTCVLLLNGHHGVEVGTDLVWEQMQRYDRPVIIGVNQLDHPNADFDTTVAQAREHFGPAVTVMQYPVEQGEGFHRIIDLLKMTMYVFKDAGGKPEKQPIPESEKARAEALHKELVEKAAENDETLMEHYFDKGELDEDEMRLGLKQGMMKRTCYPVFCLSALRNMGSGRMMTFIDNVAPSAVEMPPAPLAGEGGLPCRAEGPPVLFTFKSVLEPRTGWITFFKVMSGEVKAGTELVNDNTGATERIGQLFIVDGKERKPVDRLAAGDIGATLKLKDTGTAHTLHAPGQAVKLAPIAFPEPRLRVTVKARDAKLEEKLHAALLEIHREDPTVELHYLRESAQQVLGVQGELHLNLVKWKLEHHYKVEPEFGSPKVPYRETIRRPAEAMYRHKKQTGGAGQFAEVHLRIEPWQEGMPEPAGVSVRNKEVHPLPTGGSLVFYNCIVGGVIDTKFMPSILKGVMEKMEKGPLTGSPARDIRVLVTDGKMHPVDSNDISFKIAGLQAFREAFTNADPLLMEPVQEIEVRMPEELMGEVMTDLQGRRSVIMGVEGQGRFQVVKALVPLAELDRYSTTLRSLTQGRGTHTERFHAYQPVPHEVQSRLIGAHRDEAVEA, from the coding sequence ATGACCGTCTTCGATGCCAAGCACATCAAGAACATCGCCCTCCTGGGCAGCCACGGATCCGGCAAGACCACCCTCGCCGAGACCATGCTGTTCGAGGCGGGCTTGATCACACGCCGGGGCCGCGTGGAGGACCGCAACACGGTGAGCGACCACACGGACCTGGAGCACGAGCGCGGCAGCTCGGTCTTCGCCACCTGCCTGCACACCGAGTGGCGCGACTACAAGATCAACATCATCGACACGCCGGGGTTGGACGACCTGGTGGGCGAGACCATCCCCGCGCTGCGCGTGGCCGACACCTGCGTGCTGCTGCTCAACGGCCACCACGGGGTGGAGGTGGGCACCGACCTGGTGTGGGAGCAGATGCAGCGCTACGACCGGCCGGTGATCATCGGGGTGAACCAGCTGGACCATCCCAACGCCGATTTCGACACTACCGTGGCCCAGGCGCGCGAGCACTTCGGTCCGGCGGTGACGGTGATGCAGTATCCCGTGGAACAGGGCGAAGGCTTCCACCGCATCATCGACCTGTTGAAGATGACGATGTACGTGTTCAAGGACGCCGGGGGCAAGCCGGAGAAGCAACCCATCCCCGAGAGCGAGAAGGCGCGCGCCGAGGCCCTGCACAAGGAGCTGGTGGAGAAGGCCGCCGAGAACGACGAGACGCTCATGGAGCACTACTTCGACAAGGGCGAGCTGGACGAGGACGAGATGCGCCTGGGCCTGAAGCAGGGCATGATGAAGCGCACGTGCTACCCGGTGTTCTGCCTGAGCGCGCTGCGCAACATGGGCAGCGGGCGCATGATGACCTTCATCGACAACGTGGCGCCCAGCGCCGTGGAGATGCCGCCGGCCCCGCTGGCGGGCGAGGGCGGCCTTCCCTGCCGGGCGGAGGGCCCGCCGGTGCTGTTCACCTTCAAGAGCGTGCTGGAGCCGCGCACCGGCTGGATCACCTTCTTCAAGGTGATGAGCGGCGAGGTGAAGGCCGGCACCGAACTGGTGAACGACAACACGGGGGCCACGGAGCGCATCGGCCAGCTCTTCATCGTGGACGGCAAAGAGCGCAAACCGGTGGACCGGCTGGCCGCCGGCGACATCGGGGCCACCCTGAAGCTGAAGGACACGGGCACCGCGCACACGCTGCACGCCCCCGGCCAGGCCGTGAAGCTGGCGCCGATCGCCTTCCCCGAGCCGCGGCTGCGGGTGACCGTGAAGGCCCGCGATGCCAAGCTGGAGGAGAAGCTGCACGCCGCCCTGCTCGAGATCCATCGCGAGGATCCCACCGTGGAGCTGCACTACCTGCGCGAAAGCGCCCAACAGGTGCTGGGCGTCCAGGGTGAGCTGCACCTCAACCTGGTGAAGTGGAAACTGGAGCACCACTACAAGGTGGAGCCCGAGTTCGGCTCGCCGAAGGTGCCGTATCGGGAAACGATCCGCCGCCCCGCCGAGGCCATGTACCGGCACAAGAAGCAGACCGGTGGCGCGGGCCAGTTCGCCGAGGTGCACCTGCGCATCGAACCCTGGCAGGAGGGCATGCCCGAACCGGCCGGCGTCAGCGTCCGCAACAAGGAGGTGCATCCGCTGCCCACCGGCGGCAGCCTGGTCTTCTACAACTGCATCGTCGGCGGCGTCATCGACACCAAGTTCATGCCCAGCATCCTGAAGGGCGTGATGGAGAAGATGGAGAAGGGCCCGCTGACGGGCAGTCCCGCGCGCGACATCCGCGTGCTGGTGACCGACGGCAAGATGCACCCGGTGGACAGCAACGACATCAGCTTCAAGATCGCCGGGCTGCAGGCCTTCCGGGAGGCCTTCACCAATGCCGACCCGCTGCTGATGGAACCCGTGCAGGAGATCGAGGTGCGCATGCCCGAGGAGCTCATGGGCGAGGTGATGACCGACCTGCAGGGGCGCCGTTCGGTGATCATGGGCGTGGAGGGTCAGGGCCGCTTCCAAGTGGTGAAGGCCCTGGTGCCACTGGCCGAGCTGGACCGGTACAGCACCACCCTGCGCAGCCTCACGCAAGGTCGTGGGACCCATACCGAACGCTTCCATGCCTACCAGCCGGTGCCGCACGAGGTGCAGTCCCGGTTGATCGGCGCGCACCGCGATGAGGCCGTGGAGGCTTGA
- a CDS encoding GNAT family N-acetyltransferase: protein MSAPYELRPLDLSDAGLAQVTALLRTVFPEAAHFTADVLRWQYVDNPDGPAVGFNAWAGDTLAAHYVTIPMRARVDGVEEAGLLSLNTATHPQHQGKGLFTRLAEATYAAGAAQGKGFVVGVANANSTPGFTRKLGFQLVAPLDARLGAGPLPWRAQAAGPRFAPVHDAGKLAWRLAHPAYRYGRALQGDHTVLLSARRMKGFRFVLGVEPGIGTAGELPLRSAPLLKAFIGLDPALRWSGSTYWNVPMRFRPAPLNFIFKDLSGRGRQLEAGAVRFHATDFDVL from the coding sequence ATGAGCGCCCCGTACGAGCTGCGCCCGCTGGACCTCTCCGACGCGGGGCTGGCGCAGGTGACCGCCCTGCTGCGCACCGTGTTCCCGGAGGCGGCCCACTTCACGGCGGACGTGCTGCGCTGGCAGTATGTGGACAATCCCGACGGTCCCGCCGTGGGCTTCAACGCCTGGGCCGGCGACACGCTCGCGGCGCACTACGTCACCATCCCGATGCGGGCCCGTGTGGACGGTGTGGAGGAGGCCGGGTTGCTGTCGCTGAACACGGCCACGCATCCGCAGCACCAGGGCAAGGGCCTGTTCACCCGGTTGGCGGAGGCCACCTACGCGGCCGGTGCGGCGCAGGGCAAGGGCTTCGTGGTGGGCGTGGCCAATGCCAACAGCACGCCCGGCTTCACGCGCAAGCTGGGCTTCCAGCTGGTGGCGCCGCTGGACGCGCGCCTCGGCGCCGGCCCCCTGCCCTGGCGCGCCCAGGCGGCCGGACCGCGTTTCGCACCCGTGCATGATGCGGGCAAGCTGGCCTGGCGGCTGGCGCATCCGGCCTACCGCTACGGCCGGGCGCTTCAAGGCGACCACACCGTGCTGTTGAGCGCCCGTCGCATGAAGGGCTTCCGCTTCGTGTTGGGCGTGGAGCCGGGCATCGGGACCGCCGGGGAGCTGCCCCTGCGGTCGGCACCGCTGCTGAAGGCCTTCATCGGCCTGGACCCCGCGCTGCGCTGGTCGGGATCGACCTATTGGAACGTGCCCATGAGGTTCCGACCGGCACCGCTCAACTTCATCTTCAAGGACCTCAGCGGGCGCGGCCGTCAGCTGGAAGCTGGCGCGGTGCGCTTCCACGCCACCGACTTCGACGTGCTTTAG
- a CDS encoding fibronectin type III domain-containing protein, whose amino-acid sequence MARSLFIEQRLTGNPDYADLTAALVVVTAKREALEQAITAAADGGRTAIAHRRAAQQEHFAELNKLADRVSSIAGGDAVLIQDAGFFVRSARNLLTEIPRPLKLRARIRDHKGEVLLDWATTPGASLYVIQHNGASPDDAEAWKDVGETTRIRHVLKGLESAREHWFRVRATGTKGSSPWSDVAHSLVR is encoded by the coding sequence GTGGCCCGCAGCCTTTTCATCGAACAGCGTCTCACCGGCAACCCGGACTACGCCGACCTTACAGCGGCCCTTGTGGTGGTCACCGCCAAGCGCGAAGCGCTGGAGCAGGCCATCACCGCCGCCGCGGACGGTGGCCGCACGGCGATCGCCCATCGCCGGGCCGCACAGCAGGAGCATTTCGCCGAGCTGAACAAGCTCGCGGACCGTGTCTCCAGCATCGCAGGCGGCGACGCGGTCCTGATCCAGGACGCCGGTTTCTTCGTGCGCTCCGCGCGCAACCTGTTGACGGAGATCCCCCGGCCGCTGAAGCTGCGCGCGCGGATCCGCGACCACAAAGGGGAGGTGCTCCTCGACTGGGCCACCACCCCGGGCGCCAGCCTCTATGTGATCCAGCACAACGGCGCATCACCGGATGATGCCGAGGCCTGGAAGGATGTGGGCGAGACCACCCGCATCCGGCACGTGCTCAAAGGCCTGGAGAGCGCCAGGGAGCACTGGTTCCGTGTGCGCGCCACCGGCACCAAGGGCAGCAGCCCCTGGAGCGACGTGGCCCACAGCCTGGTGCGCTGA
- a CDS encoding DUF3238 domain-containing protein, which translates to MNQRILLHLMLLGTSLIAKGQDVLRSVEPAPLTFSSGAYPEHHAKDSMIRIGMNVYNTVTGRAYRMGCEGQKNHDALHGAAGTHRHCDQELQAPRVGRFLSLDPLAAKYPHNSPYAFSENRVIDAIELEGLEKYLLTARAFIPQAQVSNPSPFSKSDYFKGDNRTSYLLNTLAYRTEQKVSLDFYLKTVSTLSNVARASHGLDMDGNVVESSEPDVAGPNPTYDAPALQNGNSTTVHLQVDAPNKLASGAPAINYDLNVSITHNEDGTFNYNVTGSSDGFPAYELWITDETNGQSFLLWNRNPIESNEGPMSLFPPMEHNYSFSGNSGALTPITTAPFGETRNSCEDGEDCD; encoded by the coding sequence ATGAACCAGCGCATTCTCCTGCATCTAATGCTCCTTGGAACCAGCCTGATCGCCAAGGGCCAAGACGTACTACGCTCTGTCGAACCCGCTCCGTTGACCTTCAGTTCGGGAGCCTATCCGGAGCACCATGCGAAGGACAGCATGATCCGCATCGGCATGAACGTCTACAACACGGTCACGGGGAGGGCATATCGCATGGGGTGCGAAGGGCAGAAGAACCACGATGCGTTACACGGAGCGGCCGGGACGCATAGGCATTGCGATCAAGAATTGCAGGCTCCACGTGTAGGCAGGTTCCTGAGCCTCGATCCGCTGGCTGCGAAATACCCCCACAACTCACCCTATGCGTTCAGTGAGAATAGGGTCATCGACGCTATTGAGCTTGAAGGGCTCGAGAAATATCTACTCACCGCTCGTGCCTTCATACCACAAGCTCAAGTATCCAACCCCAGCCCTTTCAGTAAGTCTGACTACTTCAAAGGAGACAACCGCACCTCATACCTTCTGAACACTTTGGCATATCGGACGGAACAAAAGGTCAGTCTTGACTTTTACCTTAAAACTGTGAGCACACTTTCCAACGTTGCTCGTGCATCTCATGGGCTGGATATGGATGGGAACGTGGTTGAAAGTTCGGAGCCAGATGTCGCGGGACCTAATCCAACATACGATGCGCCAGCGCTTCAGAATGGGAACTCTACGACAGTCCATCTCCAGGTAGACGCCCCCAATAAGCTTGCGTCTGGGGCCCCCGCGATCAACTACGACTTGAATGTCAGCATCACCCACAATGAAGATGGGACATTCAATTACAATGTCACAGGCTCCTCAGACGGGTTCCCTGCCTATGAGTTGTGGATCACTGACGAGACAAATGGGCAATCCTTCCTCCTTTGGAATAGGAACCCGATCGAATCCAATGAGGGGCCGATGTCGCTCTTTCCACCGATGGAGCACAACTATAGTTTCTCGGGCAATAGCGGTGCTCTAACGCCAATAACGACCGCGCCCTTTGGCGAGACAAGAAACTCCTGTGAAGATGGAGAAGACTGCGACTAA
- a CDS encoding fibronectin type III domain-containing protein — translation MLLDWATTPGASLYVIQHNGATPDDAEAWKDVGETTRIRHVLKGLESAREHWFRVRATGTKGSSPWRDVAHSLVR, via the coding sequence GTGCTCCTCGACTGGGCCACCACCCCGGGCGCCAGCCTCTACGTGATCCAGCACAACGGTGCAACCCCGGATGATGCCGAGGCCTGGAAGGATGTGGGCGAGACCACCCGCATCCGGCACGTGCTCAAAGGCTTGGAGAGCGCCAGGGAGCACTGGTTCCGTGTGCGCGCCACCGGCACCAAGGGCAGCAGCCCCTGGCGCGATGTGGCCCACAGCCTGGTGCGCTAA
- a CDS encoding DDE-type integrase/transposase/recombinase has translation MRRASYHTTLKDLIRTGAEEALPDGMFQRIPRSNRHRWRHEPANKYQGAALGRLTTEQLDLLRLTARHERLRRLCMAYARLHLLLRGFREGAWRIGTMPQRSALLAAIRSGAERLPLRRVLRFLGLPLRTYRSWRARTAPACGPSPLDRCRRRHSGQLLPAERDALRTVLQDPGKAHWPVSSLAHWAAREGLVHAARSTWYRYRQALGLPSRRVPRKKRHPPGPRATRPDALWHVDVTPFRTTDGQRWAIHVLVDNYSRRKLAWAVHERPRAAHVVALLQLAWARSVRSDGLPVEVLSDGGSENTGRPVHRLVARLHPGLQHRVALRDLPWSNSMVEAVHKRLKYGFLLSDPPADGAVLRRRVDAAFHEENAVRPLEALNGLTPDEAYFGWPMRTPHHAPGHAAERAAARALRRSTNPGLACGACDDKPELPAQPPG, from the coding sequence ATGCGCCGAGCCAGCTACCACACCACCCTCAAGGACCTGATCCGCACGGGTGCCGAAGAGGCGCTGCCGGATGGCATGTTCCAACGCATTCCCCGAAGCAACCGCCACCGGTGGCGGCACGAGCCGGCGAACAAGTACCAAGGCGCTGCCCTCGGCCGCCTCACCACCGAGCAGCTCGACTTGTTGCGCCTGACCGCCCGACATGAACGGCTGCGGCGCCTATGCATGGCCTACGCCCGGCTCCACCTGCTGCTGCGCGGGTTCCGTGAAGGGGCTTGGAGGATCGGTACCATGCCCCAGCGGTCCGCGCTGCTCGCCGCCATCCGGAGCGGCGCCGAACGGCTGCCCCTGCGCCGCGTGCTCCGCTTCCTGGGCCTGCCCCTGCGCACCTACAGGAGCTGGCGTGCCCGCACTGCACCGGCCTGCGGACCCTCGCCCCTGGACCGCTGTCGGCGGCGTCACTCCGGCCAGCTTCTGCCCGCCGAACGCGATGCCCTCCGCACCGTGCTCCAGGACCCCGGCAAAGCGCATTGGCCGGTAAGCTCCCTGGCCCACTGGGCCGCGCGCGAGGGTCTGGTACATGCCGCCCGCTCCACCTGGTACCGCTACCGCCAGGCCCTGGGCCTCCCATCCCGCCGCGTGCCACGCAAGAAGCGCCACCCGCCCGGACCACGGGCCACCCGGCCCGATGCGCTCTGGCACGTGGACGTGACCCCGTTCCGGACCACGGACGGCCAGCGCTGGGCCATCCATGTGCTGGTGGACAACTACAGCCGGCGCAAGCTCGCCTGGGCCGTGCATGAACGGCCCCGCGCCGCGCATGTGGTGGCCCTGCTCCAACTGGCCTGGGCCCGGTCCGTGCGTTCGGATGGCTTGCCCGTGGAGGTCCTCTCCGACGGCGGGTCCGAGAACACGGGCCGGCCCGTGCACCGCCTGGTGGCCCGCCTGCACCCCGGGCTGCAGCACCGCGTAGCCTTGCGCGACCTCCCGTGGTCCAACTCCATGGTGGAGGCGGTGCACAAGCGCCTCAAGTATGGCTTCCTGCTCAGCGACCCGCCGGCCGATGGTGCGGTGCTGCGCCGCCGCGTGGACGCCGCCTTCCACGAGGAGAACGCCGTGCGCCCCCTCGAAGCCCTGAACGGACTGACCCCGGACGAAGCCTATTTCGGCTGGCCGATGCGGACGCCCCACCATGCACCGGGCCACGCTGCGGAACGCGCTGCGGCCCGTGCTCTTCGCCGCAGCACCAACCCCGGCCTGGCCTGCGGCGCGTGCGACGACAAGCCCGAGCTCCCGGCCCAGCCACCTGGTTGA